DNA sequence from the Chrysiogenia bacterium genome:
GTCGACATCGACCGATTCGAGCAAATCAATGAGACCTACGGCGAGTCCTGCGGCGATGAGGTGCTCAATCAGGCAGCGCTTCGCCTGCTATGCCTGTGCAGCGATGGAGATCTGGTGGCACGGATTGGCGGCGATGAATTCGCCATCGTCCAGGACCATGTAGCCTCCAGCGAGGCTGCCGGGGCTTTCGCCGAGCGCGTCTGCGATGCGCTCTCCCTGCCATTCGACGTCGCACAGAACGAGGTGCGCATCACCGTCAGCATCGGCATCTGCACGGTGGAATCGGCCGACTTCGATGCGGAAGAGGTCATGGGCCGCGCCCACTTTGCCATGCACCACGCCAAGCGGGACGGGCGCAACCGTTACCGCTTCCACGATGATGAAATTCACGAGCAGGTCCGGCGCCAGATGCTGCGGGCCCGCGCCCTGCCCGCTGCGATGCAGCGCAACGAGCTGCTGGTTCACTACCAGCCGCAGATTCACCTGCAGACGGGAAAAACCTCAGGGTTTGAGGCGCTGGTGCGCTGGCAGCACCCGGAAGAAGGATTGCTGGGACCCGATGGATTCATCGGGGTTGCGGAGAAGAG
Encoded proteins:
- a CDS encoding bifunctional diguanylate cyclase/phosphodiesterase is translated as VDIDRFEQINETYGESCGDEVLNQAALRLLCLCSDGDLVARIGGDEFAIVQDHVASSEAAGAFAERVCDALSLPFDVAQNEVRITVSIGICTVESADFDAEEVMGRAHFAMHHAKRDGRNRYRFHDDEIHEQVRRQMLRARALPAAMQRNELLVHYQPQIHLQTGKTSGFEALVRWQHPEEGLLGPDGFIGVAEKSGLIGELGEWVLRTACKETRDLILRHPPHVRLAVNVSAYQLSDHFFAGRLLGILEELDFPLDRMEIELTESVLISATTTSRDTIHHLADKGVRFSADDFGTGYSSLQYLKHLPVSCLKIDQEFIRDLPNRVDTAIVKSSVDLAHSLDMDVVAEGVEEEHQSDTLREIGCDNGQGYLFSRPVPIETIATNYGAPV